A DNA window from Bacteroidales bacterium contains the following coding sequences:
- a CDS encoding N-6 DNA methylase: MIKSYLKQIIKTTTQGDAREESYYAHLSDFLMAFAIGIGKTKTQITTLPKATEAGNPDFRVWDGDQNIVGYIEAKKPGENLDVIERSGQLKRYLKTFPNVILTDFYEFRLYRKGEIIDKTFIARASLARKGIPPPIENEEKFLALLEKFFAFSLPKVTTAAQLAKELAIRTRFLRDEVISVEMEQQQKGKGELYGFYETFRQFLIANLNEKDFADLFSQTITYGLFAARTRSTNGFNRKLAYDLIPRTIGILRNVFRFVSQGDLPKHMEVMIDDIAEVLNAADAMNILHQYFKAGKGEDPIVHFYETFLSEYDPATREKRGVYYTPEPVVRYIVRSVHQVLKTHFNLDDGLASQEVTLLDPAGGTLTFPAEAIKLAVKEYSDKYGDGGVHKLISEHILPNFYAFELMMAPYAIGHIKISFLLEELGYTMKDDERFKLYLTNTLDMEDLSQTRIPGLESLSDESHEAGKVKKNEPILVIMGNPPYSANSANYNDWTEKLLKENIDGAQSYYKVDGSSLNEHNPKLLQDDYVKFLRFAQWKIHKAGCGIVGMITNHGFLNNVTFRGMRQSLLNTFNEIYITDLHGDSQKKEKAPDGSKDENVFDITKGTAISIFIKKPGAKGCSIFHNDVFGLRQIKYNWLDNKEFIQDNYNQLSPVTPWYFFIPRQTKEIEYYNDWLSISEIFPLNSGGIKTHRDNFVIDFNRSNLEARLRQFRNLSFPKEFFQEAYNLKESSTFKIELARNKVIADQQIFEKIIKINYRPFDMRFVVFSDSLVDRTRREVMQHMTSENLAIISTRLNRQISIGYFFITDGLIDVHLLDNAQDSISVAPLYIYEIPEKKRTSIQSMMLFEPAPEYDKTGRKPNIAPKVFESLERSYGHKPSPERIMYYCYAVMYSNAYREKYAEFLKIDFPRIPFTGNSDLFTQLAGLGEELSQLHLLKSKALNKPVARYWGQGEDVIEKTVYKADTGRVYINANKYFEGIIPEMWNYHIGGYQVLEKYLKDRKGRQMSDPATYCKIATSIAETIKIQRAIDPLFEEVEKSVLEMTM; this comes from the coding sequence CTGATTTCAGGGTGTGGGATGGGGATCAGAACATTGTTGGTTATATTGAAGCCAAAAAACCAGGCGAAAACCTGGATGTGATTGAACGTTCGGGGCAATTGAAACGATATCTAAAAACTTTTCCAAATGTAATCCTCACCGACTTTTATGAATTCCGGCTTTACCGCAAGGGCGAAATAATTGATAAGACCTTTATTGCCCGTGCCTCACTTGCGAGGAAAGGAATTCCACCTCCAATAGAAAACGAAGAAAAGTTCTTAGCTCTGCTCGAAAAGTTCTTTGCATTCTCCCTGCCGAAAGTCACCACAGCTGCTCAACTTGCCAAAGAACTGGCCATTCGTACCCGTTTTTTGCGTGATGAAGTGATCAGTGTTGAAATGGAGCAGCAGCAGAAAGGCAAAGGCGAACTTTATGGGTTTTACGAAACCTTCAGGCAATTTTTGATTGCCAATCTGAATGAAAAGGATTTTGCCGACTTGTTTTCTCAAACCATTACTTACGGACTTTTCGCCGCACGCACAAGAAGCACCAACGGTTTCAACCGCAAGCTTGCGTATGATTTAATTCCGCGAACCATCGGAATTTTACGGAACGTGTTCAGGTTTGTTTCTCAGGGTGATTTGCCCAAGCACATGGAAGTAATGATTGACGACATTGCAGAAGTTTTGAACGCTGCCGATGCCATGAACATCCTTCACCAATATTTCAAAGCTGGCAAAGGTGAAGATCCCATTGTGCATTTTTATGAAACCTTTCTGAGCGAATACGATCCAGCCACCCGCGAAAAGCGTGGTGTTTATTATACACCAGAACCTGTGGTGCGTTACATTGTGCGTAGTGTGCACCAGGTGCTGAAAACACATTTCAATCTTGATGATGGCCTGGCTAGCCAAGAAGTAACCCTGTTGGACCCGGCAGGGGGCACGCTAACCTTTCCTGCCGAAGCCATCAAACTGGCTGTTAAAGAGTACAGTGACAAATACGGCGATGGCGGCGTTCATAAACTCATCAGCGAACATATTTTGCCTAATTTTTATGCCTTTGAGCTGATGATGGCGCCTTATGCCATTGGCCATATTAAAATCAGCTTTTTACTGGAAGAACTTGGCTACACCATGAAGGACGATGAGCGTTTCAAGCTCTACCTCACCAATACGCTCGACATGGAAGACCTGAGCCAGACCCGCATCCCAGGCCTTGAAAGTCTGAGCGACGAAAGTCATGAAGCAGGCAAGGTAAAAAAGAACGAACCGATACTAGTGATTATGGGTAATCCGCCATACTCGGCCAACTCTGCCAATTATAATGACTGGACAGAGAAATTACTCAAAGAAAATATTGACGGAGCACAAAGTTATTACAAAGTAGATGGTAGCTCTCTAAACGAGCATAATCCCAAATTGCTTCAGGATGATTATGTGAAATTCCTGCGCTTTGCCCAATGGAAAATACATAAGGCCGGTTGTGGCATTGTTGGCATGATTACAAATCACGGATTTTTAAATAATGTGACGTTTCGCGGCATGAGACAAAGCCTTCTGAATACTTTTAATGAAATATATATCACCGATTTACACGGAGATAGTCAGAAAAAGGAAAAGGCTCCAGATGGTAGTAAAGATGAAAATGTGTTTGACATCACCAAAGGAACTGCCATTAGTATTTTTATTAAAAAACCAGGTGCCAAAGGCTGCTCAATATTTCATAACGACGTATTTGGCCTTAGGCAAATCAAATACAATTGGTTGGACAACAAAGAATTCATCCAAGATAATTACAATCAGCTTTCACCAGTAACTCCCTGGTATTTCTTTATCCCACGTCAGACAAAGGAAATAGAATACTATAATGATTGGTTGAGCATCTCAGAAATTTTTCCTTTGAACTCCGGTGGCATCAAAACACACAGAGATAATTTCGTAATAGATTTTAATAGGTCAAACCTTGAAGCTAGACTACGACAATTTCGCAACCTAAGTTTCCCAAAAGAGTTTTTTCAGGAAGCTTATAATTTGAAGGAATCTTCTACATTTAAAATTGAATTAGCGAGAAATAAAGTCATCGCTGATCAACAGATATTTGAAAAAATTATCAAAATTAATTACCGCCCTTTTGATATGCGTTTTGTTGTATTTTCAGATTCCCTAGTTGATAGGACAAGAAGAGAAGTCATGCAGCACATGACTAGTGAGAATTTGGCAATAATCTCAACAAGACTAAATCGCCAAATTAGCATTGGCTACTTTTTTATAACAGATGGCTTAATTGATGTTCACCTTTTAGATAATGCACAGGATTCCATTAGTGTTGCACCGCTTTATATCTATGAAATTCCAGAAAAGAAGAGAACAAGTATCCAAAGCATGATGCTTTTCGAACCCGCACCTGAATACGACAAAACGGGCAGGAAGCCTAACATAGCACCCAAAGTTTTTGAATCACTTGAGAGATCGTATGGACACAAACCTTCGCCAGAGCGAATCATGTATTACTGTTATGCGGTTATGTATAGTAATGCTTACAGGGAAAAATACGCTGAGTTCCTGAAGATTGATTTCCCACGCATTCCCTTCACCGGCAATTCTGATCTATTCACGCAATTGGCTGGACTTGGCGAAGAACTTTCCCAGTTGCATTTGCTTAAAAGCAAAGCCTTGAACAAGCCTGTTGCCAGGTATTGGGGCCAAGGCGAGGATGTGATTGAGAAAACGGTTTACAAGGCTGATACAGGCCGGGTTTATATTAACGCTAACAAGTATTTTGAAGGTATCATACCAGAAATGTGGAATTACCATATCGGCGGTTACCAGGTGCTGGAAAAATACCTCAAAGACCGCAAAGGCCGCCAGATGTCAGATCCGGCCACCTATTGCAAAATCGCTACATCCATTGCAGAAACGATTAAAATACAGAGAGCGATTGACCCTTTGTTTGAGGAGGTGGAGAAGAGTGTTCTTGAAATGACCATGTAG